ATGGGAATCACCATCCCCACGGCATTTTCTCCCCCTACTTCTAGAGTTCTAACCCCATAAAGATTGCCAATATCCCCAATGAGAGGCAATTCTCGATTATTAACATTAACAATTTCTAATGCTCGGCTCACCGTTTCAGGGGCGGGAATAAAGACGATTGTTTCTGCATCCCGTTCCTTTACTCTTTCTAGTTCTCTCCGAGGACGAAAGCCACCAGCACTCAAATCAATTTCTGCAACCACACTTCCCCCCCGAGTGGCAAGGGCACTTTTGAATTCTCGATTTAAGGATAAACTATAACCACTGTCAGAATCGTAAAAAATAGCAACATTAGATACTTCTAAATCATTAAGAGCATATTCAGCCATTGCCGCTCCCACAAAGAAATTACTGGGAATGGTACGAAACACATAATCACTTGCACCAGAAATTTCCGTGCTGGTACTAACGGGGTTAACTAACACCAGTTCATTTTCATCATACACAGGAATTGTGCCTAAAGTGGTGCCACTACTCCAATGTCCAGTTACTGCTAAAACTTCCTCCCGTTGGGCTAATTCTTCTACTACCTCTTTTGCCACTTCTGAGTCGTCATCATCATTAACAAGCATTAGCTTAATGGGTGTGCCATTAATGCCACCAGCTTCATTAATTTCATTCTGGGCTTGGGCATAGCCGCGTAACATTTCCAGAGAAAAGAAGACAGTATCATCAATAATGGGAACAGTGACTGCAATGGTATAGGCTTCTTCATTGCCAATTCGTGCATTATTAAGATAAATGAGAGATTCTGGATCATTACGGTTTTCTTGTAAGGCTTGTTCAAAGTTCGCAATGGCTTGGTCATAATTGCTATTAGCCATCGCCTCAGTTCCTTGTTGCTTGTAATTTAAAGCCGTGGAACTATCTAAGCCAAAGTCAACTAAAACCCTTTCCCCACTGCTAAAACGTTGACTCAGGGGAGAATCCTCAGTAGTGGGCTGATCTACTTCCTCCTCAGTTGCTTCTTCTTGGGGAGGCGTTGTGGTTTCTTCTGTTGTAGTTTCTTCTGTAACTGTTTCATCATCGCCATTGCTGAAAAATTGAAAAGCAATTCCCCCCAAAACGAGAATAACCAAAATATAAACAATGGGTGGTGGCCCTTTTTTAGTAGCCATAAATTTTGTTACTCCTTATTTTTGGTTCTTTAACTATCCGTTCTCAGAAGTCTCCCGACAGAATCTTTGATTTGTCGGTGAGATGAATGAGAACAGTCGTGCTATAATCGAAAAATCTTCGGATGGGGAACTTTTTTCGGCGAAAACCAAGCCAAGATATAAAAGAATTTTTGATTCTCTTCCATCCAATTATCTATAAAGCTCGGGAGCCGGGCTGTTCGCCTATCGCCTTGGTGTAAGACTTCTCTTTTCCTACGATTAGAAAAGCAACCGATTGGGTAGGAAGCTCCCGTTAGAATCTTCGATTTAACGGGAGTAGCTCACTCTAAAGGCACAAAATCATAGCCAGTTCCCGAACGAGAGGGATCTGCTGGTTGTACTTCGACTAAGGTTAATTGTCCGTCACGATCGCCGGAAGGAAGAAAACGCACAGGTTGTACAACCCCTTCTGCGGAAAAGTTATCACTGGCTAAAGCATTTCTAATTCCTTCACGAGTGGGATCTTGTTCTAAAGCCTCAGCGATCGCGTTCAGGGAGTCATACGCCATTACTGTTGCCCAGTTCACATCTCCTCCCCAAAGTTCGCGAGAGGTTTGCACAAAATCTTCATCTTGCGGTTCTAAAATATGCCAAGGGACAGGGATAACCATTCCCACTGCATCTTCACGACCAACATCTAAAGTTCTAATGCCATAGAGATTGCCAATATCACCAATGAGGGGAAGATCTTGTTCATTAACATTGACAATTTCTAAGGAACGATCCACGGTAGCTGGGGAAGGAATGAGAA
This window of the Euhalothece natronophila Z-M001 genome carries:
- a CDS encoding ABC transporter substrate-binding protein, with protein sequence MATKKGPPPIVYILVILVLGGIAFQFFSNGDDETVTEETTTEETTTPPQEEATEEEVDQPTTEDSPLSQRFSSGERVLVDFGLDSSTALNYKQQGTEAMANSNYDQAIANFEQALQENRNDPESLIYLNNARIGNEEAYTIAVTVPIIDDTVFFSLEMLRGYAQAQNEINEAGGINGTPIKLMLVNDDDDSEVAKEVVEELAQREEVLAVTGHWSSGTTLGTIPVYDENELVLVNPVSTSTEISGASDYVFRTIPSNFFVGAAMAEYALNDLEVSNVAIFYDSDSGYSLSLNREFKSALATRGGSVVAEIDLSAGGFRPRRELERVKERDAETIVFIPAPETVSRALEIVNVNNRELPLIGDIGNLYGVRTLEVGGENAVGMVIPIPWHIEQPGSEDFVQTSRELWGADVNWATVMTYDAMSAIAQALEQSPTREGLKNALSDSDFSAEGVMQPIEFLPSGDRDGDLVMVEVQPASPSRSGTGYDFVPYEPN